The Halostella salina nucleotide sequence CGGCGGGCTTATGACTTATCGTTCAGCGTTGGGCGAACCGGGCCGCGGTCAGTCCGCGCCTTCGACGACCGGCTCCAGATACGCGCACTTGTCCTCCTCGGCGTCGAAGCAGTCCGGGCACTCGTCGCGGCGGTCGATGATGGTGTCCAGCCGTTCCGCGACCGTGTCGTCGATGACGCTCTCCAGGGCGCGGGCTTCGTCGCGGTACTCCTGGACTTCGAGCACGTTGGCGAGGAACCGTTCGATGATGCAGTACGTCTGGAGGGCGTCCTCGGCGCGGATGATCCCCTCGTCGGTGAGGGTGACGCCCTTGTACTTCTCGTGGTCGGCGAGACCCCGGTCCTCCAGTTTGCCGATCATCTCGTTGACGCTCGCGGGGCTCACTTCGAGCATGTCCGCGAGTGTCCCGGTCGCCGCCGGGCCGTCCTCGAGGCGCTGTGCGAGGTAGATCGCCTTGAGGTACTGGTCGCCGGTGTTCATGCGATACCCCCCGTCGAGTGCGTGTGCCAGGTCATGATCGGCGCTCCATGATCGCGGTGACTTCCTCGACGCCCTCCTCCTCCTCCGCGCGGATCGTCCGCAGCGTGTCGAGCAGGCGGTCGCGGTCGATCGCGTAGTCGGCGTCGCTCGCTTCGACTGCCTCGATGAGGTCGTCGTAGAACTTGTACGCCGTCTC carries:
- a CDS encoding metal-dependent transcriptional regulator codes for the protein MNTGDQYLKAIYLAQRLEDGPAATGTLADMLEVSPASVNEMIGKLEDRGLADHEKYKGVTLTDEGIIRAEDALQTYCIIERFLANVLEVQEYRDEARALESVIDDTVAERLDTIIDRRDECPDCFDAEEDKCAYLEPVVEGAD